Genomic segment of Rhodocaloribacter litoris:
GGTACGAGGTCGGCGCCACCAGTGCCTGGATCTCGACGAGGACGGGGCGCGTCCCTTCGAGGGCGCACACGACGGTCGAGCCGCTGACGCCATAGGTGCGCTGGGAGAGGAAGATCTCGCTGGGATTATGCACCTCGGCCAGGCCCGTCTCCCGCATCTCGAAGACCCCGATCTCGTTCGTCGAGCCGAAGCGGTTCTTGACGGCGCGGAGAATGCGGTAGGCATGGTGGCGGTCCCCTTCGAGGTAGAGGACCGTGTCCACCATGTGTTCGAGCACGCGCGGGCCGGCGATGGCCCCCTCCTTCGTCACGTGGCCGACGAGGAAGGCGGGCAGGTCCATCCGTTTGGCCAGCTGGATCAGGGCCGCTGCGCTCTCGCGGACCTGGCTCACCGACCCCGGCGCGCTCTCGATGTCGGGCCGGAAGAGGGTCTGGATCGAGTCGACGACGAGCAGGTCCGGTGCCGTCTCCCGGGCGGCGGCCACGATGGCCTCGACGTTCGTTTCGGCCAGGAGCAGCAGCGCGTCCGTCTCGACGCCGAGCCGCCGGGCACGCAGCTTCACCTGCCGGGGGGATTCTTCCCCGGTAACGTACAGCAGGCGTCGTTGCGGAAGGTACTTGCCCAGCTCGGTCATGAGGGTGCTTTTGCCGATGCCGGGATCTCCGGCCAGGAGCGTGACCGAGCCGTGCATGATGCCCCCGCCCATCACCCGGTCGAACTCCTCCACGCCGGTGCGCAGCCGCGTCTCCTCGCCCAGCGCTACCTCCGAAAGGGGCAGGGGGCGGTCCGGCTCCGTGGCCGGGCCGGGCACCCGTGCCACGCGGGCCTTCACCGGCGAGGGCGCCACTTCTTCCACGAAGGTGTTCCACGCCTCACACGAGGGGCACTTACCGAGCCATCGCGGGGCCGCATGGCCGCACGCCTGGCAAACGTATCGGGTCTGGCTTCGGGGCATGAGGAATCGCTGGACGCGTGACACGTTGAGACGTTGCACGTTCGGGAAGGGCGGCCGGTCCTCCCGGGCAACGGAGGCCCCGCCCTTCCGCACGATCGTTACGTTCTCCGGCATCCGGGCGGCCTACGGAGCGGGCCCCGTAACGAAGCCACATGCCGGCCGTCTCAGGCAAAGATACGCCACAGGCTGACAGCCCGTTGTCATGGCCCGGCACGACCTTTCCGGCAGCGGGGAAATAACATAGTTTTCATCCGTAAAAGCATCCGCCCGGCCCGCCCCGGCGTAGGAAAGGCATTCCGGCGTACCCACCCCGATCACCCGCCAACCACCCGCCGCCCGCATGGCATCGCTTGCGACGTTTTTGCTCGAACCGGTCTCGGCGCTGGGCCGGTATGCCCTGCTCCTGTGGCACGCCTTCGGCTCGTTGCGCGAGTTCAGCATTTACCGCAAGAACCTCGCCGATCAGATGATACGGGTCGGGATCGACTCGATCCCGATCGTGGCGCTGGCGGCGGCCTTCTCGGGTGCGGTGACCACCGTGCAGACGGCCTACCAGCTCGTCTCGCCCTTCATTCCCCGCACCATCATCGGCTCGATCGTCGTCCCGTCGATGATTCTGGAGCTGGGTGCGGTGGTGACGGGTTTCATTCTGGCCGGGCGGGTGGGCGCCCGCATCGCGGCGGAACTGGGTACGATGCGCGTCACCGAGCAGATCGACGCGCTCGAAGCGATGGGCCTCAACTCCGTCGGCTACCTGATCGTCCCGCGCGTGCTGGCCGGTGTCATCATGTTCCCCGTGCTCTACGTAACGGCCTGCTTCGTGGGCATCACCGGCGGCCTGTTCGTCGGCTCCCTCAGCGGCTACGTCACGACGGGCGAGTTCATCGACGGAGCCCGCGAGTTCTTCCAGCCCTTCGATCCGATCTTCGGCACGATCAAGTCGCTGGTCTTCGGTTTTCTGATCACGTCGATCTCCTGCTACAAGGGCTACTTCACCGGCGGCGGAGCCGAGGGGGTCGGGCAAAGCACCACCGAAGCGGCCGTCAC
This window contains:
- the radA gene encoding DNA repair protein RadA, translated to MPRSQTRYVCQACGHAAPRWLGKCPSCEAWNTFVEEVAPSPVKARVARVPGPATEPDRPLPLSEVALGEETRLRTGVEEFDRVMGGGIMHGSVTLLAGDPGIGKSTLMTELGKYLPQRRLLYVTGEESPRQVKLRARRLGVETDALLLLAETNVEAIVAAARETAPDLLVVDSIQTLFRPDIESAPGSVSQVRESAAALIQLAKRMDLPAFLVGHVTKEGAIAGPRVLEHMVDTVLYLEGDRHHAYRILRAVKNRFGSTNEIGVFEMRETGLAEVHNPSEIFLSQRTYGVSGSTVVCALEGTRPVLVEIQALVAPTSYPSPQRTATGFDNRRLQMLLAVLEKREGLRLSTHDVFLNVAGGVRLSEPAVDLGVVVAVASSFRDIPADTGTVLIGEVGLGGELRTVSRIEPRLKEAARLGFERAVVPKHNLKGLRAPKGLVVTGAERLHAVLELVL
- a CDS encoding MlaE family ABC transporter permease, with amino-acid sequence MASLATFLLEPVSALGRYALLLWHAFGSLREFSIYRKNLADQMIRVGIDSIPIVALAAAFSGAVTTVQTAYQLVSPFIPRTIIGSIVVPSMILELGAVVTGFILAGRVGARIAAELGTMRVTEQIDALEAMGLNSVGYLIVPRVLAGVIMFPVLYVTACFVGITGGLFVGSLSGYVTTGEFIDGAREFFQPFDPIFGTIKSLVFGFLITSISCYKGYFTGGGAEGVGQSTTEAAVTSCVYILLADLVLAATLLS